In Perca fluviatilis chromosome 14, GENO_Pfluv_1.0, whole genome shotgun sequence, a genomic segment contains:
- the LOC120572806 gene encoding zinc finger protein 239-like isoform X2: protein MEDQTSDQNPEQRSNKVPRRQAAGSDSDTTDVQKRRGRETLKRHNCQHCDKSFTRSTSLKIHQRVHTGENLHSCDQCGAAFTRQSSLKRHQRIHTGEKPYSCDQCGAAFSQQTDLKRHQRIHTGEKPYSCDQCGAAFTHQGHLTRHQRIHTGDKPHSCDICEKAFTTKRDVEDHRLVHTGVKPYWCDRCGKTFCNSGKLKVHQRVHTGEKPYWCEQCGKTFYSSSHLKVHQRIHTGEKPYWCEQCGKTFSSSSHLKVHQRIHTGEKPYWCEQCGKTFSDSGNLKRHQRIHTASL from the exons atggaggaccAGACCTCCGACCAGAACCCGGAGCAGCGGAGCAACAAGGTCCCCAGAAGACAAGCAGCAGGCTCGGACTCTGATACCACCgatgttcag aaacggagaggaagagagacactCAAACGTCACAACTGTCagcactgtgacaaatccttcacGAGATCAACGTctttaaagattcatcagagagttcacactggagagaatctgcacagctgtgatcaatgtggggcagctttcacacgacAGAGTTCCCTAAAaagacatcaacgcattcacactggagagaagccgtacagctgtgatcaatgtggggctgCTTTCTCACAACAGACTGACCTAAAaagacatcaacgcattcacactggagagaagccgtacagctgtgatcagtgtggggcagctttcacacaccAGGGTCACCTTACACGTcaccaacgcattcacactggagacaaACCTCACAGCTGTGATATATGTGAGAAAGCTTTCACCACTAAAAGAGATGTTGAAGACCACCGACTTGTTCACACTGGAGTGAAACCGTACTGGTGTGATCGATGTGGGAAGACTTTTTGTAATAGTGGTAAACTTAAAGTCCACCAGcgcgttcacactggagagaagccatattggtgtgaacaatgtgggaaaacattttatagtaGTAGTCACCTTAAAGtccaccagcgcattcacactggagagaagccatattggtgtgaacaatgtgggaaaacattTTCTAGTAGTAGTCACCTTAAAGtccaccagcgcattcacactggagagaagccatattggtgtgaacaatgtgggaaaacgttTTCTGATAGTGGTAACCTTAAAAgacaccagcgcattcacactgcctcGTTGTGA
- the LOC120572801 gene encoding zinc finger protein 239-like, with amino-acid sequence MEDQASDQNPEQRSNKVPRRQAAGSDSDTTDVQKRRGREGLKCHHCQHCDKSFTTSTYLKIHQRVHTGENLHSCDQCGAAFTQQSYLKSHQRIHTGENLHSCDQCGAAFTQQCHLKSHKRIHTGEKPHSCDQCGAAFTLKCHLKCHQRIHTGEKPYSCDQCGKAFTQQCHLEAHKRIHTGEKPYSCDQCGKAFTQQCHLEAHQRIHTGEKPYSCDHCGKAFSKRGDLKCHQRIHTGEKPYSCDQCGKAFSKRGDLKCHQRIHTGEKPYSCEQCGKTFSKSGTLQCHQRIHTGEKPYSCDQCGKAFFQSGNLKVHQRVHTGEKPYWCEQCGKTFSQSCSLKSHQRIHTASL; translated from the exons atggaggaccAGGCCTCCGACCAGAACCCGGAGCAGCGGAGCAACAAGGTCCCCAGAAGACAAGCAGCAGGCTCGGACTCTGATACCACCgatgttcag aaaaggagaggaagagagggactCAAATGTCACCACTGTCagcactgtgacaaatccttcacaacaTCAACATATTTgaagattcatcagagagttcacactggagagaatctgcacagctgtgatcaatgtggggcagctttcacacaacagagttaccttaaatctcaccaacgcattcacactggagagaatctacatagctgtgatcaatgtggggcagctttcacacaacagTGTCACCTTAAATCTCAcaaacgcattcacactggagagaagccgcacagctgtgatcaatgtggggcagcttttaCACTAAAGTGTCACCTTAAATGTcaccaacgcattcacactggagagaagccgtacagctgtgatcaatgtggaaAAGCTTTCACACAACAGTGTCATCTTGAAGCTCAcaaacgcattcacactggagagaagccgtacagctgtgatcaatgtggaaAAGCTTTCACACAACAGTGTCATCTTGAAGCTcaccaacgcattcacactggagagaagccgtacagctgtgatcattGTGGAAAAGCTTTTTCTAAGAGGGGTGACCTTAAATGTcaccaacgcattcacactggagagaagccgtacagctgtgatcaatgtggaaAAGCTTTTTCTAAGAGGGGTGACCTTAAATGTcaccaacgcattcacactggagagaagccgtacagctgtgaacaatgtgggaaaaccttTTCTAAGAGTGGTACCCTTCAATGTcaccaacgcattcacactggagagaagccgtacagctgtgatcaatgtgggaaaGCTTTTTTTCAGAGTGGTAACCTAAAAGTCCACCAGcgagttcacactggagagaagccgtactggtgtgaacaatgtgggaaaactttttctcagagttgtagccttaaatctcaccagcgcattcacactgcctcATTGTGA
- the LOC120572806 gene encoding zinc finger protein 239-like isoform X1 gives MLSLLGREPRLLHHPKPTGLSDPTLQESRVSPAATEESCWISETKRGMEDQTSDQNPEQRSNKVPRRQAAGSDSDTTDVQKRRGRETLKRHNCQHCDKSFTRSTSLKIHQRVHTGENLHSCDQCGAAFTRQSSLKRHQRIHTGEKPYSCDQCGAAFSQQTDLKRHQRIHTGEKPYSCDQCGAAFTHQGHLTRHQRIHTGDKPHSCDICEKAFTTKRDVEDHRLVHTGVKPYWCDRCGKTFCNSGKLKVHQRVHTGEKPYWCEQCGKTFYSSSHLKVHQRIHTGEKPYWCEQCGKTFSSSSHLKVHQRIHTGEKPYWCEQCGKTFSDSGNLKRHQRIHTASL, from the exons ATGCTAAG TTTACTTGGAAGAGAACCGAGGCTTTTACACCATCCCAAACCAACCGGACTATCAGACCCAACGCTCCAGG AATCCAGAGTGAGTCCAGCAGCCACAGAGGAGAGCTGCTGGAtctcagagacaaagagaggaatggaggaccAGACCTCCGACCAGAACCCGGAGCAGCGGAGCAACAAGGTCCCCAGAAGACAAGCAGCAGGCTCGGACTCTGATACCACCgatgttcag aaacggagaggaagagagacactCAAACGTCACAACTGTCagcactgtgacaaatccttcacGAGATCAACGTctttaaagattcatcagagagttcacactggagagaatctgcacagctgtgatcaatgtggggcagctttcacacgacAGAGTTCCCTAAAaagacatcaacgcattcacactggagagaagccgtacagctgtgatcaatgtggggctgCTTTCTCACAACAGACTGACCTAAAaagacatcaacgcattcacactggagagaagccgtacagctgtgatcagtgtggggcagctttcacacaccAGGGTCACCTTACACGTcaccaacgcattcacactggagacaaACCTCACAGCTGTGATATATGTGAGAAAGCTTTCACCACTAAAAGAGATGTTGAAGACCACCGACTTGTTCACACTGGAGTGAAACCGTACTGGTGTGATCGATGTGGGAAGACTTTTTGTAATAGTGGTAAACTTAAAGTCCACCAGcgcgttcacactggagagaagccatattggtgtgaacaatgtgggaaaacattttatagtaGTAGTCACCTTAAAGtccaccagcgcattcacactggagagaagccatattggtgtgaacaatgtgggaaaacattTTCTAGTAGTAGTCACCTTAAAGtccaccagcgcattcacactggagagaagccatattggtgtgaacaatgtgggaaaacgttTTCTGATAGTGGTAACCTTAAAAgacaccagcgcattcacactgcctcGTTGTGA